A region of Fimbriimonadaceae bacterium DNA encodes the following proteins:
- the ligA gene encoding DNA ligase, whose translation MPMTPSERAAWLRAEIDRHNRLYYIDETPEISDTEFDLLFRELQELEATHPELRTADSPTQRVGVDPVTGFDQHRHLVPMLSLDNAFGEDELRSFDERVRRALGTEEPVTYMAELKFDGLSMALTYEDGLLVMATTRGNGEVGEVVTTNARTVRGIPYRLLDAVPGVLEVRGEVLMFKEVFDRLNRDRMARGETPFANPRNAASGGMRQLESKLTAIRKLNFFAYGVVPGTSGLDMGSQSHTMAWLRQQGFPVRGEGRLCHGADELVSFANHVETMRSSLPFGIDGVVIKVDSLDEQRELGFTARGPRWAIAYKFPAEQAFTLLEAVGCNVGRTGTITPVAELTPVYVGGVTVSRATLHNYDELARKDVRPGDTVIVQRAGDVIPEVLGPVLEKRPPGAVPAPIPTHCPQCGTELVRVAGEVALKCPNKACPAQIAAKLIHFASRGAMDIEGLGEKQIVRFLELGYLSDLPSIFRLGELREELIQLDRMGEASVSKLLESIEASKSRPLDRFIYGLGITFVGDRTAQTLARQFGTLEAFRKARYDDLIEVEDIGPRTASEIEEWLEEPDNQALIDGLLALGVVPSEADAPIGDRFAGQVVVFTGKLEQIDRSDAEKLVTRLGGKAAGSVSAKTTLVVAGPGAGSKLDKATSLGIDIIDEQAFFDMLPANVR comes from the coding sequence ATGCCTATGACGCCTAGTGAGCGAGCGGCTTGGCTGCGCGCAGAGATCGATCGGCACAACCGGCTGTACTACATCGATGAGACGCCGGAGATAAGCGACACCGAGTTCGACCTCCTGTTTCGCGAGCTCCAGGAACTGGAAGCCACCCATCCCGAGCTGCGCACGGCCGACAGTCCCACACAGAGAGTCGGTGTCGATCCGGTCACAGGATTCGATCAACACCGCCATTTGGTGCCGATGCTGTCGCTCGATAACGCGTTTGGAGAGGACGAGCTTCGGTCGTTCGACGAGCGGGTTCGGCGAGCTCTGGGTACGGAAGAACCGGTAACGTACATGGCCGAGCTCAAGTTCGACGGTCTCTCGATGGCGCTGACGTATGAAGATGGGCTGCTCGTCATGGCCACCACGCGCGGTAACGGTGAGGTTGGCGAAGTGGTCACCACGAATGCACGTACGGTTCGGGGCATCCCCTACCGGCTGTTGGATGCGGTGCCGGGCGTGCTGGAAGTACGCGGGGAGGTGCTGATGTTCAAGGAGGTCTTCGACCGGTTGAATCGGGACCGGATGGCGCGCGGCGAAACCCCCTTTGCTAATCCCCGCAACGCGGCAAGCGGCGGCATGCGACAACTGGAGAGCAAGTTGACCGCGATCCGCAAATTGAACTTCTTCGCCTACGGAGTGGTCCCGGGCACTTCTGGGCTCGATATGGGCTCGCAATCCCACACGATGGCGTGGCTCCGGCAGCAGGGATTTCCGGTCCGGGGGGAGGGGCGGCTCTGCCACGGCGCCGATGAACTGGTCAGCTTCGCCAACCACGTCGAAACGATGCGCTCGAGTCTGCCTTTCGGAATCGATGGCGTGGTGATCAAGGTGGATTCCTTGGATGAGCAGCGCGAGCTCGGCTTCACGGCACGAGGCCCGAGGTGGGCGATTGCCTACAAGTTTCCTGCCGAGCAGGCTTTCACCCTGCTCGAGGCGGTTGGATGCAACGTTGGCCGCACCGGCACGATCACTCCGGTCGCCGAGCTAACGCCGGTTTATGTTGGAGGCGTCACCGTCAGCCGGGCCACGCTCCACAACTACGATGAGCTCGCCCGCAAAGATGTCCGGCCCGGAGACACCGTCATCGTCCAGCGGGCCGGAGACGTGATTCCCGAGGTCCTTGGTCCGGTCTTGGAGAAACGACCGCCTGGAGCGGTACCGGCGCCGATTCCAACCCATTGCCCGCAGTGCGGCACCGAGCTGGTCCGGGTTGCCGGCGAAGTGGCGCTGAAGTGTCCCAACAAGGCCTGCCCCGCCCAGATTGCGGCGAAGCTGATTCACTTTGCGTCGCGTGGCGCGATGGACATCGAGGGGTTGGGAGAAAAGCAGATCGTCCGCTTCCTGGAACTTGGGTATCTCAGCGACCTGCCCTCGATCTTTCGCCTTGGCGAATTGCGCGAGGAGCTTATCCAGCTTGACCGGATGGGCGAGGCGAGCGTCTCCAAGCTGCTGGAGTCGATCGAAGCGAGCAAGTCCCGGCCGCTCGACCGTTTCATCTATGGTCTTGGCATCACGTTCGTCGGCGACCGAACAGCCCAAACTTTGGCCAGGCAATTCGGCACGCTCGAAGCCTTCCGAAAGGCTCGGTACGATGACCTCATCGAAGTCGAGGACATCGGTCCACGGACGGCGAGCGAAATCGAGGAGTGGCTGGAAGAGCCCGACAACCAAGCTCTGATCGATGGCCTTCTCGCACTTGGCGTGGTACCGAGCGAAGCGGATGCACCCATAGGGGACCGGTTTGCCGGCCAGGTCGTCGTCTTCACGGGCAAGCTGGAGCAGATCGACCGGAGCGATGCGGAGAAGCTTGTGACCCGGCTGGGCGGCAAGGCGGCAGGTTCCGTGAGCGCCAAGACGACGCTTGTCGTCGCCGGTCCCGGAGCCGGCAGCAAACTCGACAAGGCAACCTCGCTCGGAATCGACATCATCGACGAGCAGGCATTCTTCGACATGCTCCCGGCGAACGTACGTTGA